CCAGACTTTGGCCATTTCTCAGATCCGCTGCCGCAGCAGCAGTGTTAATTATGCTTGGTGTTTGGGTTTATTATAAGCCCCATCAAACAAACTTCAATCGCGGTACACAATTCGCAACTCAACATGATGTTCTGCCCGGCAAGAACACCGCAACTCTCACACTGTCTAACGGAAAAACTATTAACTTAAGTGATGCAAAAACGGGGGTTGTAATTGACACTTCAAAATTGAGGTACAATGATGGAGAGGAACTGGCCATCTCTTCAGAGAGTGCCAAACCTTTAAATCAAAACCCTGAGACTGCGTCATTCCCAACCAGCGGACAGGATTGGGGCAGCATGACCGGCGGCTGGACAATCGGACATTTACCAGGCAGTGGAATATCAGGAACTTTAACAGCAATGGACGAGCGCAAAGCCATGCAGGTAAGCACACCCCGGGGGGGTACTTATCAGATTGTATTACCCGATGGAACTAAGGTTTGGCTTAACGCAGCCTCAACCATTAAATTCCCCTCTGACTTTCATGGCGTGAAGCAGCGTATAATCGAGTTGACTGGTGAGGCGTATTTTGCAGTACATAAATCACGTAACATTCCTTTTGTAGTCAGATCACAGGGACAGGAAATACAGGTTCTAGGCACTGAGTTTAACGTTAACAGTTATTTTGACGAGGAACAAGTGACCACAACACTCGTTTACGGTTCTGTAAAAGTAAATGCGCTCAATGGAAAATCGGTACTGCTGATACCCGGCGAGGAAAGTCTCTTAGGCCCGTTAAACCTCAAAAAAAGAGATGCTGACATCGCTATGGCTACCTCCTGGCGGCACGGAACATTTTATTTCAACAAAACGCCATTTACTGCGATGATGCGGCAGGTATCGCGCTGGTATAATGTAGAGGTGGTGTATTTGACGAAAGAAATTCCCGACATCCGTTTTACTGGTGAAATAAAACGGGATGTAACGTTAAAGACCGTACTTACATACCTTGAGGACTTAGGCGTGAACCTCCGCCTTATGGATAGAACCTTAATTATAGAATAAACTATTGGATATGCTACGCTTTCAACTAACAAAAATTATAAACAAACAAAACCAGGAAATATGAACAGATTATTACTCAACTAATCACAGAGCAGGAAAGTGCTACCAACACTTCCCTGCGATGCTCGGATTCCTCTGCAAGGAGAACATGTGT
The window above is part of the Arcticibacter tournemirensis genome. Proteins encoded here:
- a CDS encoding FecR family protein — encoded protein: MKKETPKALIDKYLSGKATAEEKAIVESWYLEHASHQADDLPEPNYSSLDQEMWAVIYANTPARRKTTRLWPFLRSAAAAAVLIMLGVWVYYKPHQTNFNRGTQFATQHDVLPGKNTATLTLSNGKTINLSDAKTGVVIDTSKLRYNDGEELAISSESAKPLNQNPETASFPTSGQDWGSMTGGWTIGHLPGSGISGTLTAMDERKAMQVSTPRGGTYQIVLPDGTKVWLNAASTIKFPSDFHGVKQRIIELTGEAYFAVHKSRNIPFVVRSQGQEIQVLGTEFNVNSYFDEEQVTTTLVYGSVKVNALNGKSVLLIPGEESLLGPLNLKKRDADIAMATSWRHGTFYFNKTPFTAMMRQVSRWYNVEVVYLTKEIPDIRFTGEIKRDVTLKTVLTYLEDLGVNLRLMDRTLIIE